From the genome of Desulfobotulus pelophilus:
TCATCGAGGCCCACTGGCCGGAGGTAGAGACCTATCTCAGGGCAAGGCTTTCCGGTGACAGCCCAGCCCTTCCGGACTGCCTTGCCGCCTTTGGTCAGCAGCCGGAAAAAGAATATGCAGATTCAAAGGCAGGGTGAACGCAAAAATTTCATTCATTTCTGCGGAGATTATTTTTCTTTTTTCAGGGAAAAAACAGGCCCGTCAAAGGAGCGCCCATGAGCGACATCAACGCCATTTTGTATGAAGCCCTGATCCAGAACCGTGAAGATCAGGTGCTGGTTCCGCAGGTGGCCACCATGGCAGGCATGGCGGCACGCACCGTCTATGAATACTGCGCCGATCCCCGCCGCACCCCGGATATCCGGGCCATCCGCGCCGCCTTTGCCGTGACCCAGAGTCCCACCATCAAGATTCTGCTGGAACCGCCGGGATGGCGTCTGGTGCCGGTTTCCGATCTGGCCACACCCCAGACGGACAGCCTCAGCCGTGAAATCGAAGATGTGGTCATCCACACGGGCAACCTGCTCCAGCATCTCCGGGAAGGGCTTCAATCCAAAGAAACGGCCACGGTGGTAAAAACCGCCCGGCTCATCGGTCGGCTGGAAACCGAGGTCATGGAAGTACGAAGACTCTTTGAAGACACCATACGGCAGGGGGGAGAATGGGAAATGTCATCGCTTTGACAATCAAGCTGTTCCAAAGCCCCTGTGAATTCAGGGGGAGCTGATGGGGATTGCATCGGAACGCATGACCGCCCAGCAGCGGGCAGACATTGCCGAAACCTGTTTTGCGGTCACGGAACGCAAAAATAACAGGGCTGAAAAAATCGGCCTCTGCCCCTTCCACGACGAGCAGAATCCGTCTTTTTCATATAATTTTGAAAAGGACGTGTTCCACTGCCTGGGCTGTGGTGTTTCCGGCGATCTCATCAAGTTATGGGGCCATGCGCAGGGCTTTTCCGACAACAGGGAAGCGTTCAAGGCCTTCTGCCATACCCACGGCATCGGGGATAAGCCGGAGCCGTGGTCGGCATCCGCCCCTGTCGGTCAGCACCTTCCTCCCAAACTGGATGCCATTTACAACGATCTGCCGGAGCTCCCAAAGGAGTGGATGGACAGGATCTGTACCCTGAGGGGCTGGACGCCCCAGACCGTATCGGATCTGGGTATCCGTCTGCAGACCTGCTATCAGGCCAAAAACGGAAAAATCATTCCCAAAAAACCGGACCGCATTGCCATCCCCATATTCGACGGCACAGGAGCTGTCAGGAATATGCGGCTGTACAGGCCCGGCCCGGCTCCCGATGGCAGCCGTGCGGGGAAAATGATCTCATGGGCCTCTGGCAGCGGCGATGCCATGCCCTTTCCCGCCCGGCCTGAACCGGAAGGGACCCTTCTTTTGTGTGAGGGCGAGCCGGACACCATCTGCGCCCTGTCCCGTGGATTTAACGCCATCACCATGACCGCATCCAAGATGCGCAAATGGAGCCGGGATCTGCTTTCCCTCTTTAAAGACCGGGATGTGGTGGTCTGCTTTGATGCGGATCAGGCAGGACAGATAGCCGCCCTGCAGTTTTCCGCACCGGCTCTGGCAAAGGTGGCCCGTTCCGTTCGTATTCTGGAATGGCCGGAGTTCATGGGCCGCTACGAAGACGGCGGATATCCCGAAAAAGACGGGCAGGATCTGACGGACTTTTTTGTCAGACATCGCAAAACCTCAGAAGATCTTGCGGAACTGATGGCTTCGGCCATCATCTATCATCAGCCCGAAGCCCCCCTGAACAGCGAGGCGGCCGATTTTTTCGAAACGGGCGTGAATGGCCGCATGTCCTTCCGCCCAAGGCTTCTGGCCAACAGGCTGCTGGAAAAATTCAGGCTGAATTACGATCACAGCACGGGCCTTCTGTACCGATGGTCCGGCACGGTCTGGGAGCGGGTGGAGCTGGATATCATCAAAAAAACAGGCATAGAAATTCTGGGAACGGAATCCCAGATGTCCCGTGTGAGCGATGCCGCAGAGCAGGCCAAGGTCTTAAGCGCCATGCCATCTGACCGGGCCATGAATGATCAATTGGACTGGGTGACGGTCAAAAACGGCGCACTGAACCTGAAAACGCTGGAACTGAAACCCCACGATCCGGAACACTACGCCTCCGTGGAGCTGCCCGTGGTCTGGTATCCGAGGGAAGGCAAGACCTGCGGCACATGGCTGCGCATGCTGGAGCAGAACATCCAGACGCCCGAAGTCATCATGCAGCTGCAGGAGTTTTTCGGCTATTGCCTGGACCGCAGAGCGCCCCCCATCCTGAGCAAGTGCATGCTGCTGCTGGGCGATGGATCGGACGGTAAGAGCACCGTTCTCTACATCCTGCGCCAGATGGTGGGGGTGGCAAACTGCGCCTCCGTGGGCCTGCACGAGCTGGAGGATCAGTTTTTGAGGTCTTCCCTCTACGGGAAGTCCGTGAACATCTCCACGGAGGTGGGCAGCAAGGCCATCGAGAGCCAGTATTTCAAGGCCATCACCTCCGGAGATACCATACAGGCGGCGTTCAAGCACAAAGACACCTTTGACTTTGAACCCTTCTGCAAGCTGATTTTTGCGGCCAATAAGCTGCCCCGTGTGCTGGACAACTCGGACGGGAACTTCCGCCGCTGGCTGCCCATCAGGTTTAAGCACCAGTGGATGGACAATGATCCGGATATTGATCCCCACCTGAAACCCAAGCTCATGGATGAGCTGTCCGAGATCTTCCAGTGGTCTGTGGTCGGCCTGCACCGCGTATGGGAGCAGGGACGGTTTACGGACTGCACCGAAACCCAGGGGCTGATGCAGGAGTACCGAAGGTCCAACAGCCCCGTGGTGGCCTTCCTTGAGGATGCCTGTGAGCTGGATGCCAGCAAACTCACCGCCAAGGACACCCTCTATAAGGGCTACAGAGGATACTGCGATGCCAACGGCTACAGCGC
Proteins encoded in this window:
- a CDS encoding phage/plasmid primase, P4 family; the encoded protein is MGIASERMTAQQRADIAETCFAVTERKNNRAEKIGLCPFHDEQNPSFSYNFEKDVFHCLGCGVSGDLIKLWGHAQGFSDNREAFKAFCHTHGIGDKPEPWSASAPVGQHLPPKLDAIYNDLPELPKEWMDRICTLRGWTPQTVSDLGIRLQTCYQAKNGKIIPKKPDRIAIPIFDGTGAVRNMRLYRPGPAPDGSRAGKMISWASGSGDAMPFPARPEPEGTLLLCEGEPDTICALSRGFNAITMTASKMRKWSRDLLSLFKDRDVVVCFDADQAGQIAALQFSAPALAKVARSVRILEWPEFMGRYEDGGYPEKDGQDLTDFFVRHRKTSEDLAELMASAIIYHQPEAPLNSEAADFFETGVNGRMSFRPRLLANRLLEKFRLNYDHSTGLLYRWSGTVWERVELDIIKKTGIEILGTESQMSRVSDAAEQAKVLSAMPSDRAMNDQLDWVTVKNGALNLKTLELKPHDPEHYASVELPVVWYPREGKTCGTWLRMLEQNIQTPEVIMQLQEFFGYCLDRRAPPILSKCMLLLGDGSDGKSTVLYILRQMVGVANCASVGLHELEDQFLRSSLYGKSVNISTEVGSKAIESQYFKAITSGDTIQAAFKHKDTFDFEPFCKLIFAANKLPRVLDNSDGNFRRWLPIRFKHQWMDNDPDIDPHLKPKLMDELSEIFQWSVVGLHRVWEQGRFTDCTETQGLMQEYRRSNSPVVAFLEDACELDASKLTAKDTLYKGYRGYCDANGYSALGRDNFFKELFSAQRNLTNVRRRVGQAREYAVHGIAYVGGGV